The Ascaphus truei isolate aAscTru1 chromosome 3, aAscTru1.hap1, whole genome shotgun sequence genome includes a region encoding these proteins:
- the SRR gene encoding serine racemase isoform X1: protein MELRKTMDTQHCVTLRDVLEALDNIQGLVHMTPVMSCSSLDTLAARKLSFKCELLQKTGSFKIRGALNAVKKLSAENPVAVVTHSSGNHGQALALAAQMSGIPAYVVVPRTAASCKKSAIRAYGALIVECDPTDESRVEVAAQTIKETGGVLVHSSQGPAVIAGQGTIGLEVLQQVPDVEALVIPVGGGGMIAGIAVAVKALKPHVKIYAAEPLNADDCYRSTINGMLTPNLLPPDTIADGVKTSIGPNTWPIIRDLVDDVFVVTEEEIKVATLLVWGRMKLLIEPTAGLGLAVVLSKRFQEVTSNVQNVCVVLCGGNLDLGNTDWLLAKQAVTRDPAVGEAALQ from the exons GACCATGGATACCCAGCACTGTGTCACACTGAGAGATGTGCTAGAAGCTCTGGACAATATTCAAGGTTTAGTCCATATGACCCCAGTCATGAGCTGCTCCAGTCTGGACACATTAGCTGCACGCAAGCTGTCCTTTAAATGCGAGCTCTTGCAGAAGACCGGGTCTTTTAAG ATTCGCGGTGCATTAAACGCAGTGAAAAAGCTGTCGGCAGAGAATCCAGTGGCAGTCGTGACGCACAGCAGTGGCAATCATGGCCAGGCCCTGGCATTGGCGGCACAGATGAGCG GAATTCCTGCCTATGTGGTGGTCCCACGGACAGCTGCCTCGTGCAAGAAGTCAGCAATCCGTGCATATGGCGCCCTAATCGTGGAGTGCGACCCTACTGATGAG TCCCGAGTCGAGGTGGCAGCTCAAACTATTAAGGAGACCGGGGGTGTTTTGGTTCACTCAAGCCAGGGCCCTGCTGTGATTGCAGGACAGGGAACCATTGGACTGGAAGTGCTACAGCAG GTGCCAGACGTGGAAGCGCTGGTGATACCAGTAGGAGGAGGGGGCATGATTGCAGGGATAGCTGTTGCTGTGAAG GCACTCAAGCCTCATGTGAAAATATATGCAGCTGAACCTTTAAATGCTGACGACTGCTATCGCTCAACGATTAACGGGATGCTGACCCCTAACCTCCTACCTCCTGACACCATTGCAGATGGTGTCAAGACTAGCATCGGGCCCAACACCTGGCCCATTATCCGAGACCTGGTGGATGATGTGTTCGTGGTCACTGAGGAGGAAATTAAG GTTGCTACTCTGTTGGTGTGGGGACGGATGAAGCTGCTGATCGAGCCAACGGCTGGCCTAGGTTTAGCTGTAGTTCTCTCCAAGCGTTTCCAAGAGGTTACCAGCAATgtacagaatgtgtgtgtggtgctgtgtggGGGAAACCTGGACCTTGGGAACACAGACTGGTTACTGGCCAAACAGGCGGTAACAAGAGACCCAGCAGTGGGGGAAGCAGCACTGCAATAG
- the SRR gene encoding serine racemase isoform X2 → MDTQHCVTLRDVLEALDNIQGLVHMTPVMSCSSLDTLAARKLSFKCELLQKTGSFKIRGALNAVKKLSAENPVAVVTHSSGNHGQALALAAQMSGIPAYVVVPRTAASCKKSAIRAYGALIVECDPTDESRVEVAAQTIKETGGVLVHSSQGPAVIAGQGTIGLEVLQQVPDVEALVIPVGGGGMIAGIAVAVKALKPHVKIYAAEPLNADDCYRSTINGMLTPNLLPPDTIADGVKTSIGPNTWPIIRDLVDDVFVVTEEEIKVATLLVWGRMKLLIEPTAGLGLAVVLSKRFQEVTSNVQNVCVVLCGGNLDLGNTDWLLAKQAVTRDPAVGEAALQ, encoded by the exons ATGGATACCCAGCACTGTGTCACACTGAGAGATGTGCTAGAAGCTCTGGACAATATTCAAGGTTTAGTCCATATGACCCCAGTCATGAGCTGCTCCAGTCTGGACACATTAGCTGCACGCAAGCTGTCCTTTAAATGCGAGCTCTTGCAGAAGACCGGGTCTTTTAAG ATTCGCGGTGCATTAAACGCAGTGAAAAAGCTGTCGGCAGAGAATCCAGTGGCAGTCGTGACGCACAGCAGTGGCAATCATGGCCAGGCCCTGGCATTGGCGGCACAGATGAGCG GAATTCCTGCCTATGTGGTGGTCCCACGGACAGCTGCCTCGTGCAAGAAGTCAGCAATCCGTGCATATGGCGCCCTAATCGTGGAGTGCGACCCTACTGATGAG TCCCGAGTCGAGGTGGCAGCTCAAACTATTAAGGAGACCGGGGGTGTTTTGGTTCACTCAAGCCAGGGCCCTGCTGTGATTGCAGGACAGGGAACCATTGGACTGGAAGTGCTACAGCAG GTGCCAGACGTGGAAGCGCTGGTGATACCAGTAGGAGGAGGGGGCATGATTGCAGGGATAGCTGTTGCTGTGAAG GCACTCAAGCCTCATGTGAAAATATATGCAGCTGAACCTTTAAATGCTGACGACTGCTATCGCTCAACGATTAACGGGATGCTGACCCCTAACCTCCTACCTCCTGACACCATTGCAGATGGTGTCAAGACTAGCATCGGGCCCAACACCTGGCCCATTATCCGAGACCTGGTGGATGATGTGTTCGTGGTCACTGAGGAGGAAATTAAG GTTGCTACTCTGTTGGTGTGGGGACGGATGAAGCTGCTGATCGAGCCAACGGCTGGCCTAGGTTTAGCTGTAGTTCTCTCCAAGCGTTTCCAAGAGGTTACCAGCAATgtacagaatgtgtgtgtggtgctgtgtggGGGAAACCTGGACCTTGGGAACACAGACTGGTTACTGGCCAAACAGGCGGTAACAAGAGACCCAGCAGTGGGGGAAGCAGCACTGCAATAG